In one window of Armatimonadota bacterium DNA:
- a CDS encoding zinc ribbon domain-containing protein produces MKCPKCGTEIVRGEKTCWQCYTPLEGAAQGEGPASAVAASPRNARVGARAGSRAPLAIAVILVLVAGGGGYYYWSQYTGPAACARAYCAALQEQDAKALRSVLTSESREYAEMAMMSTGSMPAAGNLRVQFCGVKRSGQTAKARIATSFTMGKGEDAPEMRQTAPIVLVKGSDGWQVDMRKTQELQMRVMEDFMRGFDFGESAPEGFNPEDFKFEAPAPAAGD; encoded by the coding sequence ATGAAGTGCCCGAAGTGTGGAACCGAGATCGTCCGGGGTGAGAAGACGTGCTGGCAGTGCTACACACCGCTTGAGGGAGCGGCTCAGGGCGAAGGCCCGGCATCGGCGGTCGCGGCAAGCCCGAGGAATGCGCGCGTCGGCGCAAGAGCCGGCTCGCGGGCGCCCCTCGCAATTGCGGTGATCCTGGTCCTCGTCGCCGGGGGCGGCGGGTACTACTACTGGAGCCAATACACCGGACCGGCGGCATGTGCGCGCGCGTACTGCGCGGCGCTCCAGGAGCAGGATGCCAAGGCCCTTCGCTCCGTGCTAACCAGCGAAAGCCGGGAATACGCTGAGATGGCGATGATGAGTACCGGATCCATGCCGGCGGCAGGGAACTTGAGAGTACAGTTCTGCGGCGTCAAGCGGAGCGGGCAAACGGCGAAGGCGAGGATCGCGACCAGCTTCACAATGGGCAAGGGCGAAGACGCGCCGGAGATGCGCCAGACCGCGCCCATAGTGCTGGTCAAGGGATCCGACGGCTGGCAGGTGGACATGCGGAAAACCCAGGAATTGCAGATGCGGGTCATGGAAGACTTCATGAGGGGCTTTGACTTCGGGGAGTCAGCGCCCGAGGGCTTCAATCCCGAGGACTTTAAGTTCGAAGCTCCGGCGCCGGCCGCGGGAGACTAG
- a CDS encoding creatininase family protein — protein sequence MTTRRWELLLPHEWVRMRKHVPVAYLPLGRLEWHGRHLPLGLDAVKAHALCLRMADRTGGVVMPPLFYGDDPTQVADLHFDNGAEISEALSIDRADYEAKTPPGGWELYERLLQSIFAEVERVGFLVAVVVAGHYPLHGPASRAAESYMRRGALKVFTCIGFDLVKDLGYQGDHAARWETSLLLALRPELVDLSHLEGREEPPLGVLGDDPRAASAEFGEEAIGHIVERVHEKVAELLREAGWPPAAA from the coding sequence ATGACCACACGACGCTGGGAGTTGCTGTTGCCTCACGAGTGGGTCCGCATGCGCAAGCATGTGCCGGTCGCCTATCTGCCGCTGGGACGGCTGGAGTGGCACGGCCGGCATCTGCCGCTCGGGCTGGATGCGGTTAAAGCCCACGCTCTGTGCCTGCGGATGGCCGATCGCACCGGCGGCGTCGTCATGCCGCCGCTCTTCTACGGCGACGACCCCACCCAGGTCGCCGACCTGCATTTCGACAACGGGGCCGAAATCAGCGAAGCCCTCTCGATTGATCGTGCGGACTACGAGGCGAAGACGCCCCCGGGCGGCTGGGAACTCTACGAGCGCCTGCTCCAGTCCATCTTCGCGGAGGTCGAGCGCGTCGGATTCCTCGTCGCCGTCGTGGTCGCGGGGCACTATCCGCTGCACGGTCCTGCGTCCAGGGCTGCGGAGAGCTATATGCGGCGCGGGGCGCTCAAGGTATTCACTTGCATTGGCTTCGACCTAGTCAAGGACCTCGGGTACCAGGGCGACCATGCGGCGAGGTGGGAGACCTCCCTGCTCCTCGCGCTGCGCCCGGAACTCGTTGACCTTTCCCACCTCGAAGGCCGGGAGGAGCCGCCGCTGGGCGTGCTCGGGGACGATCCGCGCGCGGCCTCGGCCGAATTCGGCGAAGAGGCTATCGGCCATATCGTCGAGCGCGTGCACGAGAAGGTCGCAGAGCTTCTTCGCGAGGCGGGCTGGCCGCCCGCCGCCGCTTGA